A window of Cryptomeria japonica chromosome 3, Sugi_1.0, whole genome shotgun sequence contains these coding sequences:
- the LOC131037843 gene encoding uncharacterized protein LOC131037843, whose protein sequence is MANSDSPSDMDPSGLTYFDYELNIPSQNILPISLRFHALADLLLDYNTLTPILHEISTLWNTSALQAVAEDNGGLLHLFVATSEHVQQPDFMDFVSATSATGIFVLRYNQLVLPLRSWRFSVGYEVTGTSYFKFKVYTIDDGTISESEIAHIFSQDLTQTHNFGFFQGIMQLEGEIRLLVGTPDQLSNPLVIDGIRNFHKKLRTYTYHGQYRESNSGISDEEAAQILGSPTWWSEGLEEGADDDEVICAICLDSIERGVEVKGLECKHVYHYACILRSTKRKAQCPLCRASYDYRTGQPE, encoded by the coding sequence ATGGCCAATTCTGATTCTCCAAGTGATATGGATCCAAGTGGCTTAACATACTTTGATTACGAGTTAAATATCCCTTCCCAAAATATATTACCTATTAGCCTACGATTCCATGCCTTAGCTGATCTGCTGCTAGACTATAACACTCTAACCCCTATTCTTCATGAAATTTCTACCCTATGGAATACCAGTGCTCTTCAAGCTGTGGCAGAAGATAATGGTGGACTATTACATCTTTTTGTGGCCACAAGCGAGCATGTACAACAGCCGGACTTCATGGATTTTGTGAGCGCTACAAGTGCAACAGGAATATTCGTGCTGCGCTACAATCAATTAGTATTGCCATTGCGTTCTTGGCGGTTCAGTGTTGGATATGAAGTAACTGGAACTTCATACTTCAAATTCAAGGTATATACAATAGATGATGGGACAATCAGTGAGTCTGAGATTGCTCACATATTTTCACAAGATTTGACGCAGACACATAATTTTGGTTTCTTTCAAGGTATAATGCAGTTGGAAGGGGAAATTCGGCTTCTTGTTGGGACTCCTGATCAGCTGAGCAATCCGTTGGTGATTGATGGAATAcgtaattttcataaaaaattgcgTACTTATACTTATCACGGTCAATATCGTGAAAGTAATTCTGGAATTAGCGATGAAGAGGCTGCACAGATTTTGGGATCGCCCACGTGGTGGAGTGAAGGATTAGAAGAGGGTGCAGATGATGACGAAGTAATTTGCGCAATTTGCCTCGACTCAATTGAAAGAGGCGTGGAAGTAAAAGGTTTGGAATGCAAGCATGTGTATCATTATGCATGCAT